A window of the Gossypium arboreum isolate Shixiya-1 chromosome 2, ASM2569848v2, whole genome shotgun sequence genome harbors these coding sequences:
- the LOC108463661 gene encoding heavy metal-associated isoprenylated plant protein 24-like, whose product MHAKVSMATKSIPLPYFLVFTLLSFAFIFIYIHLRRKMGVEGTLEYISDLLSSVKKKKKKKQIQTVALKIRMDCEGCARKVKKVLSGVKGAKSVDVDLKQQKATVTGYVEAKKVLAAAQSTKKKVELWPYVPYTLVANPYVAQAYDKKAPPNHVRKVPASATVSETTIDNRYTNLFSDDNPNACSIM is encoded by the exons ATGCATGCAAAGGTTTCCATGGCGACCAAGAGTATCCCACTTCCCTACTTTCTAGTCTTTACGCTTCTTTCTTttgcatttatttttatatatatccaTTTGAGACGAAAG ATGGGAGTAGAAGGCACCTTGGAATACATCTCTGATTTGCTTAGCAgcgtgaagaagaagaagaagaagaagcaaatTCAAACTGTAGCTCTCAAAATCAGGATGGATTGTGAAGGTTGTGCTCGTAAGGTCAAGAAGGTCCTCTCCGGCGTAAAGG GGGCAAAGTCTGTGGACGTGGACTTAAAACAACAAAAGGCCACCGTGACGGGTTACGTAGAGGCAAAGAAAGTACTGGCGGCGGCGCAGTCAACCAAGAAGAAGGTGGAGTTGTGGCCTTATGTGCCTTACACTCTGGTGGCTAATCCTTATGTGGCTCAAGCTTACGACAAGAAAGCTCCTCCCAATCATGTCAGGAAGGTTCCGGCCAGTGCCACCGTTTCTGAGACCACCATTGACAACCGCTACACCAACTTGTTCAGTGATGATAACCCTAATGCTTGCTCCATCATGTAA